From a single Loigolactobacillus coryniformis subsp. coryniformis KCTC 3167 = DSM 20001 genomic region:
- the rplK gene encoding 50S ribosomal protein L11, with translation MAKNVVNVVKLQIPAGKATPAPPVGPALGQAGINIMGFTKEFNARTADQAGMLIPVVISVYEDRSFDFVTKTPPAAVLLKKAAGVEHGSGEPNTKKVATVTSDQVRQIAETKMQDLNAADVEAAMRMVEGTARSMGFTVEG, from the coding sequence GTGGCAAAAAATGTCGTAAATGTCGTTAAGTTACAAATTCCTGCCGGTAAAGCAACTCCAGCTCCACCAGTTGGCCCAGCATTAGGGCAAGCAGGTATCAATATCATGGGCTTCACTAAGGAATTCAACGCACGTACTGCTGATCAAGCAGGCATGTTGATTCCAGTTGTGATCAGTGTTTATGAAGATCGTTCATTCGATTTCGTAACTAAGACCCCACCTGCTGCAGTTTTACTCAAAAAAGCTGCTGGTGTTGAACATGGTTCCGGCGAACCTAACACGAAAAAAGTTGCTACTGTAACCAGCGACCAAGTACGTCAAATCGCTGAAACTAAAATGCAAGACCTAAACGCTGCAGACGTTGAAGCTGCAATGCGCATGGTTGAAGGTACTGCACGTTCAATGGGCTTCACTGTCGAAGGCTAA
- the rplA gene encoding 50S ribosomal protein L1, whose amino-acid sequence MAKKSKKYAAALKQVDADKKYSVNDAVALVKKVDFAKFDATVEVAYNLNVDPKQADQQIRGAVVLPNGTGKTQKVIVFAQGPQAEAAKAAGADIVGAEDLVQKIQDGWLDFDVAVATPPMMAQVGRLGRVLGPKGLMPNPKTGTVTMDVTKAVNDIKAGQVAYRVDKAGIVHAPIGKVSFDDAKLVENFQTMQDTITKARPASTKGTYIKSLTVTSTFGPGVKVDLASF is encoded by the coding sequence ATGGCTAAAAAGAGTAAAAAATACGCAGCAGCTTTAAAGCAGGTTGACGCTGACAAGAAATACAGTGTTAACGATGCAGTTGCTTTAGTTAAAAAAGTCGACTTCGCAAAATTCGATGCAACGGTTGAAGTTGCCTACAATTTAAATGTCGATCCTAAACAAGCAGACCAACAGATCCGTGGGGCAGTTGTTTTGCCAAACGGTACTGGTAAAACACAAAAAGTGATCGTTTTTGCCCAAGGCCCACAAGCCGAAGCCGCAAAAGCAGCCGGTGCTGACATCGTCGGTGCTGAAGACTTAGTGCAAAAAATCCAAGATGGCTGGTTGGACTTTGATGTTGCCGTTGCAACACCACCAATGATGGCCCAAGTAGGTCGTTTAGGCCGTGTCTTAGGTCCTAAAGGCTTAATGCCTAACCCTAAGACAGGTACAGTAACGATGGATGTTACTAAGGCTGTTAACGATATCAAAGCTGGTCAAGTTGCTTACCGTGTTGATAAGGCTGGTATTGTCCATGCCCCAATCGGTAAAGTATCATTTGATGACGCTAAATTAGTTGAAAACTTCCAGACGATGCAAGATACCATTACTAAAGCTCGTCCAGCTTCAACTAAAGGAACTTACATCAAGAGCTTAACGGTTACTTCAACCTTTGGCCCTGGTGTTAAAGTTGATCTTGCTTCTTTCTAA
- the rplJ gene encoding 50S ribosomal protein L10, with protein sequence MSEAVIAQKAKVVESVTEQFKNAASAVIVDSRGLTVAQDTDLRKQLREAGVELHVIKNTILRRAADKAGFEGLDDTFVGPTAVAFSNEDVVAPARILAKFAETADALEIKGGLIEGKVATLDQINDLSKLPDRDGLLSMLLSVLQAPVRNVAYAVKAVADAKPAEEAEA encoded by the coding sequence GTGAGTGAAGCAGTTATTGCACAAAAAGCGAAAGTTGTTGAAAGCGTCACTGAACAGTTCAAAAATGCAGCATCAGCTGTCATTGTTGACTCTCGTGGCTTAACAGTTGCGCAAGATACAGATTTACGTAAGCAATTACGTGAAGCTGGTGTTGAATTACACGTCATCAAAAACACGATTTTACGTCGTGCCGCTGATAAAGCTGGGTTTGAAGGTTTAGACGATACATTCGTTGGCCCTACAGCCGTTGCTTTTTCAAACGAAGACGTTGTTGCACCTGCACGTATCTTGGCTAAATTTGCCGAAACAGCAGACGCACTTGAAATTAAAGGTGGCCTGATCGAAGGTAAAGTTGCTACTTTGGATCAAATTAATGATTTATCGAAGTTACCAGACCGCGACGGTTTACTTTCAATGTTACTTTCTGTATTACAAGCACCAGTACGCAACGTTGCGTATGCAGTTAAGGCTGTTGCTGATGCAAAACCAGCTGAAGAAGCTGAAGCATAA
- the rplL gene encoding 50S ribosomal protein L7/L12, with amino-acid sequence MALDKDAIIAQLKEATILELSDLVKGIEDEFGVSAAAPVAAAGAAGGDAAAAKTEFDVELTGAGSAKIKVIKAVREITGAGLKDAKDMVDGAPTVIKEGVSEDEANELKAKLEEAGAEVTVK; translated from the coding sequence ATGGCATTAGATAAAGATGCAATCATCGCACAATTAAAAGAAGCAACAATTCTTGAATTAAGCGACTTAGTTAAAGGAATCGAAGACGAATTTGGCGTAAGCGCTGCTGCTCCTGTAGCTGCTGCTGGTGCTGCTGGCGGCGACGCTGCAGCTGCTAAGACTGAATTTGACGTTGAATTAACTGGCGCTGGCTCAGCTAAAATCAAAGTCATCAAAGCCGTACGTGAAATCACAGGTGCTGGCTTGAAAGACGCTAAAGACATGGTCGACGGTGCACCTACTGTCATCAAAGAAGGCGTTTCTGAAGACGAAGCTAACGAACTTAAAGCTAAGCTTGAAGAAGCTGGCGCAGAAGTTACTGTTAAATAG
- a CDS encoding EAL domain-containing protein: MIRFFGQPKYSTANDTLGYEFFIRQYHQGNWVFPQNFNQFSAQQIRDLAIASIKALPKNVALVSINLDQIQFIRPDFIAGMTQVQKACYPVEVVIELTERPQKVPLSDLIDAARQYQANQLWVCLDDVGTGDNTIRLANALDPYVTEYKFALQNFRQYTDFSSIISPLLQFWRQYAQIHHKFFAIEGFETKAELSIGSHYHADVMQGYYLGRPQLISIGCTQTQKKTDKVNKFH, from the coding sequence ATGATCCGCTTCTTCGGTCAACCTAAATATTCGACCGCTAATGACACTTTGGGATATGAATTCTTTATTCGTCAATATCATCAAGGTAATTGGGTCTTTCCGCAAAACTTTAATCAATTCTCAGCCCAACAGATTCGAGATTTGGCGATTGCTTCAATCAAAGCTTTACCTAAAAACGTTGCCTTAGTATCAATCAACCTTGATCAAATTCAGTTTATTCGTCCTGATTTTATCGCTGGCATGACCCAAGTTCAGAAAGCCTGCTATCCCGTAGAAGTCGTCATTGAGTTGACCGAACGCCCACAAAAGGTGCCCCTCTCTGACCTTATCGACGCCGCACGACAATATCAAGCAAACCAACTATGGGTTTGTTTGGATGATGTCGGCACCGGTGATAATACGATCAGACTAGCTAATGCACTAGATCCATATGTGACTGAATATAAATTTGCATTACAAAATTTCCGCCAATATACGGATTTTAGTTCTATCATTAGTCCGTTGTTACAATTCTGGCGCCAATATGCCCAGATTCATCATAAATTTTTTGCAATCGAAGGCTTTGAAACTAAAGCTGAGTTAAGTATTGGTTCCCATTATCATGCTGATGTCATGCAAGGTTACTATCTTGGTCGACCACAATTGATTTCAATCGGCTGCACTCAAACTCAAAAAAAGACGGACAAAGTGAATAAATTCCACTAA
- a CDS encoding IS701 family transposase — MLNSFYQKSSLLTTLHAYFFDLKAAGLSKPMGLNCFWLCLALLVIGDRHSIRHLFEQFLGRVTKHSLNTFYRALAVIGDHLPQLEVRNLTYLLTLIPTTCQDLPLLLVLDDTVQPKFGHKFTGVKYLFDHAAHTGKRLVNAHDFVTLGLMIPTQRDQDDQPVYTFLPLATHLYQAEQATKYQQAAQMIKTTLKSIASDQQVFLLCDSWYPKAEINQLVMTQPNLAMIANVRKDTAMFGLPKRTGKRGRPRKYGDQIHLGNIALNLCSAGDQIGIVRCLTRLMPQPVYMIRVQRKTTCRLFMATSAPEELAAITTETLAVDPTQLTYRTPETSAPAPALRALAYYQKRWAIETYFYEMKTFWHFGDYAVRSVAKIEADHHLLNTAYTLMIVLPLTQPSLAFLVTKSLRERKLWLSRQIQAALFLASLARQVQRRLKTTPAKVVIQWLASCWSGVSEKL; from the coding sequence GTGTTGAACTCATTTTATCAAAAATCATCACTTTTAACCACCCTCCACGCCTATTTTTTTGATTTAAAAGCGGCTGGCTTGTCTAAGCCAATGGGCCTTAACTGTTTTTGGTTGTGTCTAGCGTTGTTAGTGATCGGTGACCGCCACTCGATCCGCCACTTATTTGAACAATTTCTGGGCCGGGTGACGAAGCATTCTTTGAACACGTTTTATCGGGCTTTGGCAGTGATCGGTGACCACTTGCCACAGTTAGAAGTGCGCAACTTGACGTATTTACTGACCTTGATTCCCACTACTTGTCAGGACTTGCCCTTATTATTGGTTCTGGATGACACGGTCCAACCCAAGTTCGGCCACAAATTTACCGGCGTCAAATATCTATTCGATCACGCCGCACATACGGGTAAGCGGCTCGTCAATGCCCATGATTTCGTTACTTTAGGTCTGATGATCCCAACACAGCGGGACCAAGATGACCAGCCAGTTTATACGTTCTTGCCGTTAGCCACGCACCTTTATCAGGCGGAACAGGCGACCAAATACCAGCAAGCGGCGCAAATGATCAAGACGACTTTGAAATCGATCGCCAGCGACCAACAAGTGTTCCTACTGTGTGACAGTTGGTATCCCAAAGCTGAGATCAACCAACTGGTCATGACGCAACCTAATCTAGCTATGATCGCCAATGTGCGTAAAGATACCGCCATGTTTGGCTTACCCAAACGCACCGGTAAGCGCGGTCGGCCGCGGAAATATGGTGACCAGATCCATTTGGGAAATATTGCATTAAATCTTTGTTCGGCCGGAGATCAGATCGGTATAGTGCGGTGTCTGACACGCTTGATGCCCCAGCCAGTTTACATGATCCGCGTACAACGCAAGACGACTTGTCGTCTGTTCATGGCGACGAGCGCGCCCGAAGAATTAGCGGCGATCACAACCGAAACCCTAGCCGTTGATCCGACCCAGCTCACCTATCGGACGCCGGAGACCAGCGCCCCTGCGCCAGCGCTACGAGCGTTGGCCTACTATCAAAAACGTTGGGCGATCGAGACCTATTTTTATGAAATGAAAACATTCTGGCACTTCGGTGATTACGCCGTGCGTTCAGTAGCCAAGATTGAAGCCGATCATCATTTATTGAATACGGCGTATACCTTGATGATCGTATTGCCATTGACCCAACCTAGTTTAGCTTTTTTGGTAACCAAAAGTTTGCGTGAACGCAAACTCTGGTTAAGTCGGCAAATTCAAGCGGCGCTGTTTTTGGCTAGTTTAGCGCGGCAAGTGCAAAGGCGGTTAAAAACAACACCGGCCAAAGTGGTGATTCAGTGGTTGGCTTCTTGTTGGTCGGGGGTCAGTGAAAAGCTGTAA
- a CDS encoding EAL domain-containing protein has protein sequence MIRFFAQPKYSLDHEKLGYEFFIRQYCNGNWIFPKNFAQFTALQLEKLAIATITALPKGTNMVSINLDQDQFVDDTFIASMQQVQKQCEPVEVVIELTEHHHNISIAKLAVAAQQYQNAHLWVCLDDVGTGDNIATLAEQLDPYITEYKFALQNFRQHTDFSTIISPLLQFWHKFAEIHHKFFAIEGFENATEIAIGQHYHANLLQGYYLGYPELVQIDATALNNSGTHKIIDFHSHEDRRRNLQ, from the coding sequence ATGATTCGTTTCTTTGCTCAGCCCAAATATTCTCTCGATCACGAAAAACTTGGTTATGAATTTTTTATTCGTCAATACTGCAATGGTAATTGGATCTTCCCCAAAAACTTCGCCCAATTCACCGCCCTTCAACTTGAAAAACTAGCAATTGCAACGATAACAGCATTACCTAAAGGAACCAATATGGTTTCAATTAATTTAGATCAAGATCAATTTGTTGATGATACATTTATTGCCAGTATGCAACAAGTTCAGAAACAATGCGAACCAGTTGAGGTGGTCATCGAGTTAACAGAACATCACCACAATATATCTATCGCTAAACTAGCCGTAGCCGCACAACAATACCAAAACGCCCATTTGTGGGTCTGCCTAGATGACGTAGGAACTGGTGATAATATAGCAACCTTAGCTGAACAATTAGATCCTTATATCACTGAATATAAGTTTGCACTACAGAACTTCCGCCAACACACTGATTTCAGTACGATCATCAGCCCCTTATTGCAGTTCTGGCACAAGTTTGCCGAGATCCATCATAAATTTTTTGCTATTGAAGGATTTGAAAACGCTACCGAAATTGCGATTGGTCAACATTATCATGCCAATTTATTGCAAGGTTATTATTTGGGTTATCCTGAACTCGTTCAAATCGATGCCACCGCCCTTAATAATAGTGGCACGCATAAAATTATCGATTTTCATTCGCATGAAGATCGTCGGCGTAACTTACAATAG
- a CDS encoding competence protein CoiA encodes MLIAQTRQQIYINSLDYSRTQLKKWRQQVFYCPVCHEQVTLKIGTTIQPHFAHLAHSKCTVTTEGETAEHLAGKALLGEFCRHWQVNFEYEVYLPSIKQRPDLLVSTGVRHIAIEFQCSPLSIERLRERTSGYRRIGYEVVWILGQRYQRQHWTASNHAFLQYSRQWGWYQWQLDVSQHKLWLLHHIVHYGYPQQVGYQRCSVEQIKSLYKTQHQQLTPTKLLAEAQQLYRCLVQSAPELLSLQKSCYLAGHHLAGAPLCCHQASTLPINQQASILLAVRLLLFCEKQGCVTAAQLEQFCWTYATAFYQLPLVNEHSWQLQWCRKILQQWQCQDVLRLQGAVLHYHEAKWYPDYFSKQKAIKK; translated from the coding sequence ATGTTGATTGCACAAACACGGCAGCAGATATATATAAATAGTTTGGATTATTCGCGAACGCAATTAAAAAAATGGCGCCAGCAAGTTTTTTACTGTCCCGTTTGTCATGAACAGGTCACTTTAAAAATTGGGACCACCATTCAGCCACACTTTGCCCACTTGGCGCATTCAAAGTGCACAGTAACAACAGAAGGCGAAACGGCTGAACATTTAGCTGGTAAAGCCTTGCTTGGTGAATTTTGTCGTCACTGGCAGGTCAATTTTGAGTATGAGGTTTATTTGCCATCGATCAAGCAGCGACCAGATTTACTGGTTAGTACTGGTGTCCGTCATATTGCAATCGAATTTCAATGTAGTCCCTTATCTATTGAGCGGTTACGGGAACGAACGAGTGGTTATCGGCGCATTGGTTATGAAGTGGTGTGGATCTTGGGACAACGTTACCAGAGACAACATTGGACGGCCAGCAACCACGCTTTTCTACAATATTCGCGGCAGTGGGGGTGGTATCAATGGCAGCTTGATGTGAGTCAGCACAAACTATGGTTATTACATCATATTGTGCATTATGGTTACCCACAGCAAGTTGGTTATCAGCGCTGTTCAGTCGAGCAGATAAAATCACTTTATAAAACACAGCACCAGCAGTTAACGCCAACTAAATTGTTAGCAGAAGCACAGCAGTTATATCGATGTTTAGTTCAGTCAGCTCCAGAATTGTTATCGCTGCAAAAGTCTTGTTATTTAGCGGGACACCATTTGGCCGGCGCACCGCTTTGTTGTCATCAAGCTAGCACATTACCGATAAATCAGCAGGCTAGTATTTTACTAGCAGTACGTTTGCTATTATTTTGCGAAAAACAAGGTTGTGTGACTGCTGCACAGTTGGAACAATTCTGCTGGACATATGCGACCGCATTTTATCAACTACCTTTGGTCAATGAGCATTCATGGCAATTACAGTGGTGTCGGAAGATTTTACAACAATGGCAATGTCAGGATGTGCTGCGGTTACAGGGTGCTGTTCTGCACTATCATGAGGCCAAATGGTATCCAGATTATTTTTCTAAGCAAAAAGCGATCAAAAAATAA